A part of Streptomyces sp. DSM 40750 genomic DNA contains:
- a CDS encoding SDR family oxidoreductase — MPELSGKNVLITGALGTIGQALVARYAEEGASIIALDRPDAPDPQKVLDGIAQGVRYFGCDLNDLAGLEANVAALADEVGGIDVLVNNAALVIFKQHDEFTIQEYEDQVRVNSSAAFVLSRVCSKQMKVKRYGKIVNITSLTLTGRWDGYVPYIASKGAMYGLIKGLARELGEYLINVNGISPGAVVSEAEFRDRGEKREEYHQWILENQSIKRRIEAVDIANAAVFLSTSVSDLISGQNIQVDGGW; from the coding sequence GTGCCTGAACTCTCCGGGAAGAATGTCCTCATCACTGGCGCCCTCGGCACAATTGGGCAGGCGCTGGTCGCCCGCTATGCCGAAGAGGGTGCCAGCATAATCGCGCTGGATCGGCCGGACGCGCCCGATCCGCAAAAGGTACTGGACGGCATTGCTCAGGGCGTGCGTTATTTCGGCTGCGATCTGAACGACTTGGCCGGGCTGGAGGCCAATGTGGCAGCGCTGGCCGACGAGGTCGGCGGAATCGACGTGCTGGTCAACAATGCGGCGCTGGTCATCTTCAAGCAGCACGATGAGTTCACCATCCAGGAATACGAGGACCAGGTTCGGGTGAACTCGTCTGCCGCCTTCGTCCTGTCGCGTGTCTGCTCCAAGCAGATGAAGGTGAAGCGCTACGGGAAGATCGTCAACATCACCTCGTTGACCCTGACAGGTCGATGGGACGGCTATGTGCCGTACATCGCCTCCAAGGGGGCCATGTACGGCCTGATCAAAGGGCTCGCCCGCGAGCTCGGCGAATACCTGATCAACGTGAACGGCATCTCGCCTGGTGCCGTCGTCTCGGAGGCTGAATTCCGGGACCGAGGCGAAAAGCGCGAAGAGTACCATCAGTGGATCCTCGAGAATCAAAGTATCAAGCGCCGAATCGAGGCCGTTGACATCGCCAACGCAGCTGTATTCCTGTCGACTTCGGTGTCGGACCTGATCTCTGGCCAGAACATTCAGGTCGACGGCGGTTGGTAG